From the Solibacillus sp. FSL R5-0449 genome, one window contains:
- a CDS encoding glycosyltransferase, which translates to MADERILLVIDALYIGGTETHVLALAKELVKNNVFVAIAANKTGSLVEAFEALNCPIYSIEFPKSIPLEKNHELALVKELEKIMENENITHVHIHQTPSGYLAGRAAENKNIPTIITIHGTYYPNHEIQELLKLSDAVICVSPPLCNYVKTFEIENPYLIPNGINLNDYPRNSQVKDIRSELQIPKDAPVLLYASRITWAKAQVCSIFLRACKDLKLNTIPNLHVIVVGDGNKLNEIKTLARTIEEMCDGAFIHIVGEQKNLHPYYSASDCVIGTGRVALEAMASEKQVVAVGNHGYFGIVDVNNFEDAWNHYFGDHGSKTTCSRHLLRDDLKKVLKDQHRLKLNGITAREIAEEKFNINNVVKETLTVYSKTRKGGMKK; encoded by the coding sequence GTGGCTGATGAAAGGATCTTACTAGTGATAGATGCTTTATATATCGGAGGAACCGAAACCCATGTATTAGCCTTGGCAAAAGAACTAGTTAAAAATAATGTCTTTGTGGCGATTGCTGCAAATAAAACCGGTAGTTTAGTTGAGGCATTTGAAGCATTAAATTGCCCTATTTACTCAATCGAGTTTCCAAAATCGATTCCTTTAGAAAAAAATCATGAATTGGCATTAGTGAAGGAACTTGAAAAAATTATGGAGAACGAAAATATTACCCATGTTCATATTCATCAGACACCTTCCGGATATTTAGCAGGAAGAGCGGCTGAAAATAAAAATATCCCTACGATCATCACGATACACGGAACATATTATCCAAATCACGAAATACAGGAACTCCTTAAATTATCCGATGCAGTCATCTGTGTAAGCCCTCCTTTATGCAATTATGTAAAAACATTTGAAATAGAAAACCCTTATTTAATACCAAATGGAATCAATTTAAACGATTACCCAAGAAATTCCCAAGTAAAAGATATAAGAAGTGAATTACAAATACCTAAAGATGCGCCCGTTCTTCTCTATGCGAGCAGAATCACATGGGCAAAAGCACAAGTTTGTTCTATTTTTTTAAGAGCATGCAAAGATCTTAAATTAAATACGATCCCTAATCTTCATGTCATTGTAGTTGGTGATGGCAATAAATTGAACGAGATAAAAACATTGGCTCGAACGATTGAAGAAATGTGTGATGGAGCTTTTATTCATATCGTTGGAGAACAAAAAAATCTGCATCCCTATTACTCTGCATCAGATTGCGTTATAGGCACAGGCCGTGTAGCTTTAGAGGCTATGGCTTCAGAAAAGCAAGTAGTTGCTGTCGGCAACCATGGATATTTCGGGATTGTAGATGTGAACAATTTTGAAGATGCATGGAACCATTATTTTGGAGATCATGGTTCTAAAACAACTTGCAGCAGACATTTATTACGTGATGATTTGAAAAAAGTCTTGAAGGATCAACATCGCTTGAAACTAAACGGAATTACAGCCAGAGAAATAGCTGAGGAAAAATTTAATATTAATAATGTAGTAAAAGAAACGTTGACGGTCTATTCCAAAACGAGAAAAGGTGGGATGAAAAAATGA
- a CDS encoding DUF2642 domain-containing protein, with protein sequence MWQLRNILETLKGSSLTVATEYGKVTGTLLEVNFDYITLSSGTNFLYIPVTSIKNIAY encoded by the coding sequence ATGTGGCAATTACGTAATATTCTCGAAACTTTAAAAGGATCGAGTCTCACAGTTGCAACGGAGTATGGAAAAGTCACGGGTACTTTATTAGAAGTAAACTTTGACTATATAACACTTTCTTCAGGCACGAATTTTCTGTATATTCCGGTAACGAGTATTAAAAATATAGCTTACTAA
- a CDS encoding glycosyltransferase family 2 protein: MKERHEGLVSVVIPCYNAAPFIVDCLDGLMSQKYKKMEVILVNDASTDNTSKIVEDWLENTPPPFPVIVCNLPVNTGFAGALTIGYFMSSGEYIAVNDADDISHPLRLEKQVDFLLNNPDYDLVGSNYQVFYDGNLESLGKVADWLKYGESIRKCYEAGGHCVCHGTILFRGKVFDLLGGPTRRIVGAEDYEFIVKFLNAKLKIENLKEILYFYRKHEQQRSKTFYGGDKSG; this comes from the coding sequence ATGAAGGAAAGACATGAAGGTTTAGTAAGTGTAGTTATTCCATGCTATAATGCCGCGCCATTTATAGTAGATTGCCTAGACGGTCTTATGTCACAAAAATACAAAAAAATGGAGGTTATTCTTGTAAATGATGCTTCAACTGACAATACATCAAAAATAGTTGAAGACTGGCTGGAAAATACACCCCCCCCTTTTCCGGTTATTGTATGTAATTTACCTGTAAATACAGGCTTTGCAGGGGCTCTGACAATCGGCTATTTTATGAGCTCCGGCGAGTATATTGCCGTTAATGATGCAGATGACATTTCGCACCCTCTGCGTTTAGAAAAGCAAGTGGATTTTTTGTTAAACAATCCCGATTACGATTTAGTCGGATCAAATTACCAAGTATTTTATGACGGGAACTTGGAATCACTCGGTAAAGTTGCCGACTGGTTGAAGTATGGCGAGTCAATACGGAAATGTTACGAAGCAGGCGGTCACTGTGTCTGTCACGGAACAATTTTATTTCGCGGAAAAGTTTTTGATTTGCTTGGCGGCCCCACTCGAAGAATTGTAGGTGCAGAAGACTATGAATTCATCGTTAAATTTTTAAATGCAAAATTAAAAATCGAGAATCTGAAGGAAATTTTATATTTCTATCGGAAACATGAGCAACAACGTTCCAAAACTTTTTATGGAGGTGATAAGAGTGGCTGA